One genomic region from Diachasmimorpha longicaudata isolate KC_UGA_2023 chromosome 18, iyDiaLong2, whole genome shotgun sequence encodes:
- the LOC135171082 gene encoding transmembrane protein 39A, protein MPGARRNPSRNGAGRLLNVSSPTSPSPPSSPQNDDKKLDTPNSRLLAPKHVPIPAVPVDDQLTFEALSLGISIMAACLQLLNLYRTVWWLPQSYNDYSMNFYLIDPYLLIFIFTMVARRFVYALLRRFVDAVSPARWLPTTQRTMRIILLILVLMILLWCLYYMHEKHNTMKVFYLCYPSISVYFLMFGLSIGPFFDISTAPLYVKEDRKTKFLLDKPLHNCSLNAPAIRAEVSSLRSDFNRRLKRALFASSGSAYVCGMAPVIFVPQHLHFNFTWVIQHVVLFWVGRVSAHFAQAYPVRYCDVLHRAALHLGKWSKVEGKNAHIPSQLWSDSVLWPHGSLVKYNKELYRSEGLCTAAEPGNSSHYRFYALFSNPTMLICSLLSLQLVLVAVQLLILLKTAEWYQVLSMTLLLVTNYYTLFKLARDYLICWKVYRAERIVQERAQAAINVTQ, encoded by the exons ATGCCCGGGGCGAGACGAAACCCATCGAGAAACGGAGCCGGACGCCTGCTCAACGTGTCCTCCCCCACATCCCCCTCGCCACCCTCGTCGCCTCAGAACGACGACAAAAAACTCGATACACCAAATAGTAGACTCCTGGCCCCAAAGCACGTACCAATTCCAGCAGTCCCAGTGGACGATCAGTTGACATTTGAGGCCCTCTCCTTAGGCATCTCCATCATGGCAGCTTGCTTGCAACTGCTGAACTTGTACAGAACAGTCTGGTGGCTGCCCCAGTCCTATAACGACTACAGCATGAACTTTTACCTCATCGATCCCTATCTCCTCATCTTCATCTTCACCATGGTCGCCAGGAGATTCGTCTACGCATTACTCCGACGATTTGTCGATGCTGTCAGTCCTGCAAGATGGCTGCCAACCACTCAAAGGACAATGAGAATCATCCTCCTCATCCTCGTGCTGATGATTCTCCTGTGGTGTCTCTACTACATGCACGAGAAGCACAATACTATGAAAGTTTTCTATCTCTGCTATCCCAGTATATCAGTTTACTTTCTAATGTTTGGATTGAGCATTGGACCCTTCTTCGACATCTCGACAGCTCCTCTCTACGTCAAGGAGGACAGGAAGACCAAATTCCTGCTGGATAAACCACTGCACAATTGCTCGCTCAATGCACCGGCCATCAGGGCTGAGGTCTCCAGTCTGAGATCTGATTTCAACAGGAGACTCAAGAGGGCCCTATTCGCTTCCTCGGGAAGTGCATATGTCTGTGGAATGGCACCCGTTATTTTTGTGCCACAACATCTGCATTTCAATTTCACATGGGTCATTCAGCACGTCGTCCTGTTCTGGGTGGGACGAGTCAGCGCACATTTCGCACAGGCCTATCCCGTCAG ATATTGTGATGTTCTGCATCGAGCAGCACTGCATCTGGGAAAATGGTCGAAAGTCGAGGGTAAAAATGCTCACATACCATCGCAGCTGTGGAGTGACTCTGTCTTATGGCCCCATGGATCTCTTGTCAAGTACAACAAGGAATTGTACAGATCTGAGGGGCTGTGTACAGCAGCCGAGCCAGGAAACTCGAGTCACTACAGATTTTAT GCGTTATTCAGCAATCCAACGATGCTGATATGCTCCCTCCTGAGCCTCCAATTAGTTCTCGTAGCAGTGCAATTACTCATACTGTTAAAAACCGCCGAGTGGTACCAGGTACTCTCAATGACACTGCTACTCGTTACCAATTACTACACTCTCTTCAAATTGGCGAGGGACTACCTCATATGCTGGAAAGTTTATCGAGCTGAACGAATTGTACAGGAGAGAGCACAGGCTGCCATAAACGTAACTCAATAG
- the LOC135171089 gene encoding 8-oxo-dGDP phosphatase NUDT18, with protein sequence MPDVIEQKIKQVLGGLSLADSDELCDFTLVEQNEAIEARGIQPTASSNYVPICQKTVTYIVAAVLMNQHDEVLMIQEAKASCAGKWYLPAGRVEPNENLYDAVKREVLEETGLSMEPKSLIMVECASGSWFRFVMTGEVTGGTLKTPDQANAESLQASWVKNVEDLSLRSADILPLIQRGREYRKGVNPPWHSAILPAEKSREKLFLRLIVCIKRKATNRMHVLLSEKASLHLPVCEINPNRNLHSTLHKFMVEVFGDGVAQHRPHGLLSVEFSGGGGGDGLCFTLLVSFRPPLEEVSIKGKYVWHEVAQNVADGLAQRLPKNMTISLNVVR encoded by the exons ATGCCTGACGTCATTGAACAGAAAATTAAACAAGTTCTGGGAGGACTGAGTCTCGCTGACAGCGATGAACTCTGTGACTTTACTCTTGTCGAGCAGAACGAGGCGATTG AGGCTCGAGGTATTCAGCCAACGGCGAGTTCCAACTACGTTCCAATATGTCAGAAGACTGTGACATACATTGTGGCAGCAGTGCTGATGAACCAGCACGATGAAGTCCTGATGATTCAGGAGGCGAAAGCCTCGTGTGCTGGCAAGTGGTACCTCCCAGCTGGAAGAGTCGAGCCAAACGAGAATCTCTACGACGCAGTGAAGCGAGAGGTCCTCGAGGAGACTGGGCTCTCGATGGAGCCCAAGTCCCTGATCATGGTGGAGTGCGCCAGTGGTTCGTGGTTCAGGTTTGTCATGACTGGTGAAGTCACTGGTGGCACATTGAAGACTCCAGATCAGGCCAATGCGGAGTCCCTGCAGGCAAGTTGGGTGAAGAACGTGGAGGATCTGTCGTTGAGGTCAGCTGATATTCTGCCGCTTATTCAGAGAGGACGGGAGTACAGAAAGGGAGTTAATCCACCTTGGCATAGTGCCATTTTGCCAGCTGAAAAATCCAGGGAGAAGCTCTTTCTCAGGCTCATTGTTTGCATTAAGAGGAAAGCTAC GAACCGAATGCACGTGCTGTTATCGGAGAAAGCGTCCCTCCACCTCCCAGTTTGTGAGATAAATCCCAACCGGAATCTCCACTCAACGTTGCACAAATTCATGGTC GAAGTCTTCGGTGATGGAGTGGCCCAGCATCGACCCCACGGTCTTCTCTCAGTGGAGTTCAGTGGAGGAGGTGGTGGTGATGGTCTGTGCTTCACTCTGCTGGTATCATTCCGTCCTCCCCTCGAGGAGGTCTCAATCAAAGGAAAATACGTGTGGCACGAGGTAGCCCAGAACGTCGCCGATGGCCTAGCCCAGCGTCTCCCGAAGAATATGACAATTTCTCTGAACGTAGTTCGTTGA